The genomic stretch TGGTCATGAAACCTGCCAAGACTGTCATATGCGTCGCTCCGGCAAAGGCCATGATATTCAGTCCTACAGGGATCCGGCCATGTACCAACAGGCTGTGGCCATAGAGGTGGATGGTCTGGCTTACTACTGGCGTAAAAGCAAGGCCGAAGGGGTCATACCTCTGGGGGTGATCAGAGTGGCCCTTACTAACCGGGCTGGTCATGCCATCCCCGATGGCTGACCTACCCCCAACCGGGTGGTCCTGGAGGTGACCGCCACAACCCCTGAGGGAGAAGAAGTCTATCGAAATTCGGTAATTTACATGCCCCATCCAGGCAGGATGTGCCGGGGGGCAGAGATGGGCCGAGGACCTTACGAAAAATGTGGTCTGGTTCGCGAGACCAGCCTGCCTCCCGGAAAGACGATCCACCAGAGCTTTGAGATCACCTTTCCCTATCAGGATATGGTTAAAGATGGCCGCTTCGTGGATAGAATCCTTAAGACCAAAAGACTAAATACCCGGGTAAGGCTATGGTATCTTCCCTTTGGCGGCTTTGATGGCAATGAAGTCCTCTGGTTTGAGAAAGACCTTTCTCTGGAACTGAAGGGAGATTGGGTCTGGAAGAGATAGTCTTTTTGGCTTCTGCTTCTTAGCTTCTGGTTATATAAGGGAGCCGGGGAAAGACATAGATCCTGCTTTCCCCGGCTTTTTAAAGGCCCTTTTTCAGAGTAAATAAGAGACCGTGATCCGGGTCCTTCATACCTCAGACTGGCATCTTGGCAAGACCTTCGAAGGAACAGATTTTTCCCTCCTTGAAGAACAGGAAGCAGCCCTTCAGGAACTGGTTGAGCTTGTCCAGGCCGAGGACTTCCATTTGGTGGTAGTGGCCGGAGATATCTTTGACCACTATCTGCCCCCGGCGACGGCCCAGCGCCTCTTCTATGACACCTTGGCGGAGCTTTCCGAGGGAGGGAAGCGGCCAGTGGTGGTTATCGCCGGCAATCATGACTCTCCGGATCTTCTCACCTCGGCCCGGGGCTTTACCCTGAACCAAGGGGTAGTTATGGCCGGCCGGCCGGGGGAGCTAGAGGCCTGGGAGCACCAGACCAGAAACTTCAGGCTCGTGGTGCGAGGCCCTCAATTAAAGATTGATTTCCCTCAGGGCGCGCTGACCCTCTTTCTCCTGCCCTACCCTTCGGAGGTAAGGCTTTCGGGGGAGGGTAGCCTGACCAATCGGCTCCGGTCCCTGGCCGCCTACCTGCCCCTGGGGGAGGTGGATGTTCTCCTGGGGCATATCTTTCTTGAGCGAGGGGAGCTGGCCGGCTCGGAACGGCAGATCCTGGGTGATCTGGCAGTCCTTCCCCGGGAGTTGCTCCCTCCGGCCAGGATTATGGCCTTGGGGCACCTTCATGGCTACCAGCGTTTCCGAGACGCCTGCTATAGTGGTTCTATCTTTCCTTTTTCCCGCCAGGAGGCCCGCCGACGTTCAAAAAAGTTTTTCTCTCTCATTGAATTGCCAGATGAGGGAGAGCCGCGGCTTGAGGCCATTCCCATTACCCGGCCGAAGTCAGTGGCCGTGGTGACGGCAGAGACTCCGGATGAGGCCTTACTTCTGGCTGAAGACAGGCCCAAGGAGCTGGTTTTCCTGGAGATTTCTCGACCCCCCAGTGGTCCGGAGACTATCGAAAGACTCAAAAAGGCCTTCTCCGGTCGGCTCTTAGGGCTTCGTTTTGCCCCGCCTCAGCCATCTGAGGCTCAACTGGGCCCTTCGGATACCAGAGGCCTTACCGATCGGGATCTTTTTGTGGAGTTTTATCGCCGTCTTTATCAAAAAGACCCTCCGGAACCTCTTCTTTCGCTCTTTCTCAGACTGATGTCCCAGGTCGGGGAGATAGCTTAGTTTCTATTTGGGGCTATCTGGTGGCTCTTCCAGAAGGGAGTAGTGGCCCTCAAAGAAGGCTTTTACGTATCGTTTCCTGGTGGCCTCATCCTGAAGGGGCATATCAAGTTGACGGGTGAATCCCATAAGACGTCCGAGTTGATCCAGCCGCTCGGCAATCTCCTCCTCCCTCCCCTCGATAAAGGCAGCAAAGACAGCGTCGGCCTTGGTTTCCACCCGGAAGTCCAGCTCTCGAAGAATATCCACCAGGAGCAGAGAACGCTGGATCCGTCCTTCAGCTCCGGCTCCTCCTCCGCCGAATCGGAAAAAGAGATAGTTGTGGCTCGGGAATTCGGTCTTTCGGACCTCTACCGCCAGAAGATGATAGGCCATCCGACAGCGAAGAAAGAGATAATCAGGCAGGAGGATACCAAACCCCCGTCCGCCCTCCTGGGTAACATCACGATGGACAAAGGAGCGAGAGAGCACCGAGAGAAAGCCCCCCAGGTGAAATTCTACTGGTCCTGACCAGCTGACTCCCTCATGGGTCATCCCCCGCCAGAGGTCCAGAAAGGGCCGGCAGAGAATATCAGAGATGGTTATCTCTCGTCGAAAGGCGGCTAAAGAAGAAAGGCCCCGTCCCAGGTTAAGGAAATAAAAGGAAAGAGGTACCCGGGGATCTCGAAGGAGATGGGTAAGACTAAGGGCCTCAGGGCTATGGAAGCTTTCCCAGAAGACGGCTTCCAAACCCAGGTGAAGGATGTCTGCCGGACCAATGATCTCCTCGGCTTCAACGGCTACCAAAGGATCTTCGGCTCCCAGGATTAAAGGAATGTGAATTTCAAACAGGAACCGCCATTTATCCGGAAGGGGAGGGTTTTTGGTCTTGAGCAAAGAGCGTTTCCAGCCCCGATAAAGCCGTCCTCTTTCGGTGTCTAGGCTGATCAGAGTCTGATCTTCTATCAGATCTGGGGGCAGACCAAGGGCCTCCGGCTTGATCTCCAGCGGGGATTCGGTCTCCGACCGTTGATTGAAGGTTCCAGCCAGAGATCCCGGCCCTATGGGTCTGACTTCGGCCTCTAAGACGGCTTCGGATTCCAGAAGCCTCGGTGGAGAGACCTTAAGGGGAAAGATACCCACCAGCCTGAGACGACCTCCTTCTTCCAGAAGCCAGCGAATTTCCCGGGGGCCTTCGAAATGGGCCTCAAGGAGCTGGCCATATTCCCAGAGCCGGAGCAGGTGTCTGTCTTCAAGAGGTGATAGTCTCTGGAGCTCCGGGGAAAGACTTTTTTCTTCCGGAAGGCCTTCTGATACTAAAAAGAGGCCTTTTTTCCTTGACCCACTCATTCCAGAGATGATTTTTTTCTGGTGGCGATCAATAAGGAAGACATCAGCCCCACCACCGGCTTCAATGATCCCTCCAACTCCCCAGAAGGCCACAGCCAGGGCCAAATTTTCACCCGGAAAGCGGGGGTCCAGGGAGTAAAAAACCCCCGAGGCAATGACCTTTGTCTTGGCGACGACCAGACAGGGGAGAAAGAAGGCCCTGGGAAGACCGAGGTAGGCCCTTTTCTCAAGGGCCGCCAAAAGGGCCAGGCCACAGGTCCTCTGAAGGCTATCTTGCCCCGGGTTCTCGGTAGCGGCCAGGCCCAAGAGCCCCTGTTCCTGGTGACCAAAGGCCAGAAATATGGCTTTGTTGGCCTCTAGTATCTCTGGGACTGAAGCAAGCTCTGGGCCGAAAAGTCGGCCAAGCCTTTCCTGCCAGAGGCCGTGGTCCTGGTTAGAGAGGATCTCTTCTAATTCTTGATGATTAAGCCCCATGGGGCCCGTTTCAGGGATGATCACTACTCCCCGAGGGACAGGAAGACCGAGGGCTCTGGCCTCAGCTAACTCGGCCAGAGGTCGACCAATGACTTCGGCAGCTGTAAGGTCAAGACTGCTTAAGGGAAGGATTCTCCCCCGCTCCTCTTCTATAGTGCTGATTTGCTTCTGAATCTCCTCAATGTGGGCAAAAAGCCAGGCATATCGATTTTCTGTAAGATCGTTGAGGATACGGACATTGTTTTTAAGCTCAAAGATAAGGTCTTCAAAACGGGACTTTAGCCACCCCGGCTTTGTCCCTCGGCTGAGACGAAAGCGAATCTCTTCTAATACCTGAAGGGAAAGCAGCCTGGTCTCCAAAAAGTCCATAAGGGCTATATTTCTTCGTTTGAGCCCCGGAGATCCGCCTCCAAGAAAGAGACGGGCCAGTTGCCCTTCCTCTGGAGGACTCTTTTCTTCTTTGCTAAAAAGCCAGTCTTTTACCTTCTGCCAGAGAGAGTCTTTCATCTATTTTGAGATTGGTACACGGTCTTTTATGAAGACCAGTAAATCAACAATGGTTTGGCAATCTCTGGGCTCAGATGCATGAACCGGAGGGGGAAAAGACATGGAGCCGATATGATTTAACATCCTCCGAAGGATACGGCGAGGAGCGTTTTGTTGCCAGCGGCAGTGGAGAGGGGGCTCTGGGTTCATTATCCAACCTCCGGGGGCAATTCGTCCCTCATTGGCATCCAGGGTGAGATTACCCGCGGGAATTTCGTCTTTAGGATCCAGAACAAGAAACGGTATCTTTTTCTGACGACAGACAGAGGCCAGAAAGCTGGCTGGGTTGCCCTCTCGGGCCAGAATTCCTAGAGCCGGATGGACCGGCCGGTGGCTGTCGTTGTTAATCAGGAGAATTCCTTCTCCCCCCTCTTCTTTAGAGGATTCGTCCTGGAGAGGGCCACTTACAAGACCGGGACTGCCAGCCCGGAAAAGGGCTGTTGCCGGAATCCTTCCCCCGAAACTCTCTCCTTGGAGGTATAATTGCGAGATGAGGAACTCTCCTCCCCTTACCTTAAGCCATCGCATCTTAAGGCTTTGTT from Thermosulfuriphilus ammonigenes encodes the following:
- a CDS encoding metallophosphoesterase family protein, with amino-acid sequence MIRVLHTSDWHLGKTFEGTDFSLLEEQEAALQELVELVQAEDFHLVVVAGDIFDHYLPPATAQRLFYDTLAELSEGGKRPVVVIAGNHDSPDLLTSARGFTLNQGVVMAGRPGELEAWEHQTRNFRLVVRGPQLKIDFPQGALTLFLLPYPSEVRLSGEGSLTNRLRSLAAYLPLGEVDVLLGHIFLERGELAGSERQILGDLAVLPRELLPPARIMALGHLHGYQRFRDACYSGSIFPFSRQEARRRSKKFFSLIELPDEGEPRLEAIPITRPKSVAVVTAETPDEALLLAEDRPKELVFLEISRPPSGPETIERLKKAFSGRLLGLRFAPPQPSEAQLGPSDTRGLTDRDLFVEFYRRLYQKDPPEPLLSLFLRLMSQVGEIA
- a CDS encoding PEP/pyruvate-binding domain-containing protein; this encodes MKDSLWQKVKDWLFSKEEKSPPEEGQLARLFLGGGSPGLKRRNIALMDFLETRLLSLQVLEEIRFRLSRGTKPGWLKSRFEDLIFELKNNVRILNDLTENRYAWLFAHIEEIQKQISTIEEERGRILPLSSLDLTAAEVIGRPLAELAEARALGLPVPRGVVIIPETGPMGLNHQELEEILSNQDHGLWQERLGRLFGPELASVPEILEANKAIFLAFGHQEQGLLGLAATENPGQDSLQRTCGLALLAALEKRAYLGLPRAFFLPCLVVAKTKVIASGVFYSLDPRFPGENLALAVAFWGVGGIIEAGGGADVFLIDRHQKKIISGMSGSRKKGLFLVSEGLPEEKSLSPELQRLSPLEDRHLLRLWEYGQLLEAHFEGPREIRWLLEEGGRLRLVGIFPLKVSPPRLLESEAVLEAEVRPIGPGSLAGTFNQRSETESPLEIKPEALGLPPDLIEDQTLISLDTERGRLYRGWKRSLLKTKNPPLPDKWRFLFEIHIPLILGAEDPLVAVEAEEIIGPADILHLGLEAVFWESFHSPEALSLTHLLRDPRVPLSFYFLNLGRGLSSLAAFRREITISDILCRPFLDLWRGMTHEGVSWSGPVEFHLGGFLSVLSRSFVHRDVTQEGGRGFGILLPDYLFLRCRMAYHLLAVEVRKTEFPSHNYLFFRFGGGGAGAEGRIQRSLLLVDILRELDFRVETKADAVFAAFIEGREEEIAERLDQLGRLMGFTRQLDMPLQDEATRKRYVKAFFEGHYSLLEEPPDSPK